From a single Bacillus pseudomycoides DSM 12442 genomic region:
- a CDS encoding MurR/RpiR family transcriptional regulator — translation MKPSTLLFKIENHMNQFSPAEKKVAQYIMENAEIVPNLTTKEVSNNAGSSEASVVRFCKTIGIGSFKAFKLALVRELTIADYNINDFSVMNTEDSPFDLFNKVTYVNKAAIEAGITAIDKKELEKAADAILGAKKILFYGVGGSATPAMDGAYKFTRLGFTAMMLSDFHMMLPLVTNLKQGDIFVALSTSGRTKDVLEMAQYASRQGATVIAITKLDQSSPLYKESHIRLCMPDVEQDHRIASIASRMTQLNIIDALYVITFNRIGNQVLDKFTETREEAVRLRKLK, via the coding sequence GTGAAACCATCAACGCTACTATTTAAAATAGAAAATCATATGAATCAATTTTCACCAGCTGAAAAAAAGGTTGCTCAGTATATTATGGAGAATGCAGAAATTGTTCCTAATTTAACGACAAAAGAAGTTTCTAATAATGCAGGATCCAGTGAAGCAAGTGTCGTACGCTTTTGTAAAACGATTGGTATAGGAAGTTTTAAAGCTTTTAAGTTAGCGCTTGTTAGAGAATTAACAATTGCCGATTATAATATTAATGATTTTTCAGTGATGAACACAGAGGATAGTCCGTTTGATTTATTCAATAAAGTTACATATGTCAATAAGGCTGCGATTGAAGCGGGTATTACTGCTATTGATAAAAAAGAGTTAGAAAAAGCAGCAGATGCCATTTTAGGAGCAAAGAAAATATTATTTTATGGAGTGGGTGGATCAGCTACGCCAGCAATGGATGGAGCGTATAAGTTTACTCGTCTAGGGTTTACGGCTATGATGCTATCTGATTTTCATATGATGCTCCCGCTTGTTACTAACTTAAAACAGGGAGATATATTTGTCGCTCTTTCAACATCTGGCCGGACGAAGGATGTACTAGAAATGGCGCAATATGCTAGTAGACAAGGTGCTACTGTTATCGCTATTACAAAGCTAGATCAATCGTCTCCATTATATAAAGAATCACATATCCGTCTTTGTATGCCAGATGTAGAACAAGATCATCGTATTGCAAGTATTGCTTCAAGAATGACGCAACTTAATATAATTGATGCTTTGTATGTGATTACATTTAATAGGATAGGTAATCAAGTATTGGATAAATTTACAGAAACAAGAGAAGAAGCAGTACGATTACGGAAATTGAAGTAA
- the murQ gene encoding N-acetylmuramic acid 6-phosphate etherase produces MLENLSTEHRNENTMNLDEMSIREILQTMNREDRKVAVAVENEIEQIEKIVQSVVSSFQNGGRLIYIGAGTSGRLGILDAVECPPTFGTDEKQVQGFIAGGLKAFTEAVEGAEDREDLAVDDLKAIQLSNKDTVIGIAASGRTPYVIGGLKYANSTGASTASISCNKGAEISKFAKISVEVGTGAEVLTGSTRLKAGTAQKLVLNMISTASMIGVGKVYKNLMVDVQSTNEKLVERSKRIIMEATGVDYKEAEAYYEKAKRNVKAAIVMILLQCEYGEALEKLTDAKGFVKKAL; encoded by the coding sequence ATGTTAGAGAATTTATCAACAGAACACCGAAATGAAAATACGATGAATTTAGACGAGATGAGCATAAGAGAAATTTTACAAACAATGAATCGAGAAGATCGTAAAGTCGCTGTAGCGGTTGAAAATGAAATCGAACAAATTGAAAAAATTGTTCAAAGTGTTGTTTCATCTTTTCAAAATGGTGGACGATTAATTTATATTGGTGCTGGTACAAGCGGACGACTAGGAATTTTAGATGCTGTCGAGTGTCCACCGACATTTGGGACAGATGAGAAACAGGTACAAGGATTTATAGCAGGTGGATTGAAAGCGTTTACTGAAGCTGTGGAAGGTGCAGAGGATCGAGAAGATCTTGCAGTAGATGATTTAAAGGCGATTCAGTTAAGTAATAAGGACACTGTTATTGGAATCGCTGCAAGTGGTAGAACACCTTATGTAATTGGTGGATTAAAATATGCAAATTCTACGGGAGCAAGTACAGCTAGCATTTCCTGTAATAAGGGAGCAGAGATAAGTAAATTTGCAAAAATTAGCGTGGAAGTAGGGACAGGTGCAGAAGTGTTAACAGGATCTACACGCTTAAAGGCTGGAACCGCACAAAAGTTAGTACTGAATATGATTTCAACTGCTTCTATGATTGGCGTAGGGAAAGTCTATAAAAATCTAATGGTTGATGTTCAGTCGACAAATGAAAAGTTAGTCGAGCGTTCCAAACGAATTATTATGGAAGCGACGGGAGTAGATTACAAAGAAGCGGAAGCATATTACGAAAAAGCAAAGCGTAATGTGAAAGCAGCAATCGTCATGATATTACTACAGTGCGAATATGGGGAAGCACTTGAAAAATTAACAGATGCGAAAGGATTTGTGAAAAAGGCATTATAA
- a CDS encoding PTS transporter subunit EIIC, giving the protein MKKEQRMAKEITEQLGGTKNIHGIAHCMTRLRLTLHDESKVNMELLKKVDGVMGVIEDETLQVVVGPGTVNKVAAEMETLTGVRIGDVADYHLEDLGQEMKSAIKKKNNTPVKNLLGKIGNIFIPLIPGLVASGIINGVANFAKNAGADPNATWLQMLLLIGGGIFTFLGILVGWNTAKEFGGTPVLGAIAGILIFNPAMANVKLFGEAMVPGRGGLFAVIFAAWLMVVVERQVRKAVPNAVDIIVTPLITVLAVSLVTMLAIQPVAGFLSDGITSGINAILNVGGAVAGAVLAGTFLPLVMVGLHHGLTPIHMEFINQTHVTPLLPVLAMAGAGQVGAAIAIYVKTKNKRLRNVIKGALPVGFLGIGEPLLYGVTLPLGKPFITACLGAAVGGAFQAVMKTASLGIGVSGLSLIPLIADNKYLLYFLGLVIAYVFGFIFTYFFGFKEEMAENI; this is encoded by the coding sequence ATGAAGAAAGAACAGCGGATGGCAAAAGAGATTACAGAGCAACTTGGGGGAACGAAAAATATTCATGGTATTGCACATTGTATGACGAGGTTACGTTTAACACTTCATGATGAAAGTAAAGTGAATATGGAGCTTTTGAAAAAAGTAGACGGTGTCATGGGTGTGATTGAAGATGAAACATTGCAGGTCGTAGTTGGGCCCGGAACTGTGAATAAAGTAGCAGCCGAAATGGAGACTTTGACAGGGGTACGAATTGGTGATGTTGCTGATTACCACCTTGAAGATCTTGGCCAAGAAATGAAATCAGCAATCAAGAAGAAAAATAATACGCCTGTTAAAAATTTATTGGGAAAAATCGGTAATATTTTCATTCCATTAATTCCAGGTCTTGTTGCATCAGGAATTATAAATGGGGTTGCCAACTTTGCTAAAAATGCGGGGGCAGATCCAAATGCAACATGGCTGCAAATGTTACTTTTAATTGGCGGTGGTATTTTTACATTCTTAGGTATTCTAGTTGGCTGGAATACGGCAAAAGAATTTGGCGGAACTCCGGTTCTCGGAGCGATTGCAGGTATTTTAATTTTCAACCCAGCTATGGCAAATGTGAAACTATTTGGTGAAGCAATGGTGCCGGGGCGCGGTGGATTATTCGCTGTAATCTTTGCAGCATGGCTTATGGTTGTAGTGGAAAGACAAGTACGAAAGGCAGTACCGAATGCAGTGGATATTATAGTGACTCCGCTTATTACGGTATTAGCAGTGAGCTTAGTAACGATGTTAGCAATTCAGCCAGTGGCTGGTTTCCTATCTGATGGAATTACAAGTGGTATTAACGCAATTTTAAATGTCGGGGGAGCGGTCGCAGGAGCTGTACTCGCAGGAACATTTTTACCGCTCGTTATGGTGGGACTACATCATGGTCTAACACCTATCCACATGGAATTTATTAATCAAACTCATGTAACACCGTTACTACCGGTTTTAGCGATGGCAGGAGCGGGGCAAGTTGGGGCAGCGATTGCTATTTATGTAAAAACGAAAAATAAGCGTCTTCGTAATGTAATTAAAGGAGCACTACCGGTTGGTTTCTTAGGAATTGGCGAACCTTTATTATATGGGGTCACATTACCACTTGGTAAACCGTTTATTACGGCTTGTTTAGGTGCAGCTGTTGGCGGTGCATTCCAGGCAGTTATGAAAACGGCTTCACTCGGAATTGGTGTATCAGGATTATCGTTAATTCCGTTAATCGCTGATAATAAATATTTATTATATTTTCTTGGTCTTGTCATTGCTTATGTATTTGGTTTTATCTTTACGTATTTCTTCGGGTTTAAAGAGGAAATGGCAGAGAACATATAG
- a CDS encoding DUF871 domain-containing protein — protein sequence MIGVSIYLSKDRIEEQEKWLKTVSEYGFTSIFTSLHIPEDDPTTYKELIQILGKQAEKYEMELMVDVSPNSLHHLGLMYENVEQLLDWGITGLRIDYGIDPKQIARISHKMKIALNASTITESFWNTLLEESVRVDCVEAWHNFYPRPETGLAKSFLQKQNQFLRECGIKTMAFIPGDGEKRGPLYEGLPTLEKHRYMRPLEAYLELVEDCFVDKVLIGDISGSLQRVQEITSANKGIIPIRYKPLISEREVLETVERVHTNRLDPARDVIRSVESREGDTVILPAMNTVQRKIGSITIDNELYGRYAGEIQIVINDLSENEKVNVIGTVFEEDLSLLSYVNAGKKFELISKE from the coding sequence ATGATAGGAGTTTCAATATATCTTTCAAAGGACCGGATAGAAGAGCAAGAAAAATGGTTGAAAACGGTAAGCGAATACGGCTTTACGTCTATTTTTACTTCTCTTCATATTCCAGAAGACGATCCTACAACTTATAAAGAGTTAATACAAATACTTGGGAAGCAAGCGGAAAAATATGAGATGGAACTAATGGTGGATGTTTCACCAAATTCTTTACACCATTTAGGTCTTATGTATGAAAATGTGGAACAGCTATTAGATTGGGGGATTACTGGGTTACGTATTGATTATGGTATAGATCCGAAACAAATTGCACGTATATCACACAAAATGAAGATTGCATTAAATGCTAGTACAATTACTGAATCATTTTGGAATACGCTTCTTGAGGAAAGTGTGAGAGTAGATTGTGTAGAAGCATGGCATAATTTTTATCCACGTCCTGAAACAGGGCTTGCTAAATCATTTTTACAAAAGCAAAATCAATTTTTGCGTGAATGCGGTATAAAAACAATGGCATTTATTCCAGGTGATGGTGAAAAAAGAGGACCTTTATATGAAGGGCTTCCTACATTAGAAAAACACCGATATATGCGCCCGCTTGAGGCATATTTGGAACTTGTGGAAGATTGCTTCGTTGATAAAGTATTAATTGGAGATATAAGTGGGAGTTTACAAAGAGTACAAGAAATTACAAGTGCAAATAAAGGGATTATTCCAATACGTTATAAACCGCTGATTAGTGAAAGAGAAGTATTAGAAACAGTAGAGCGAGTACATACGAATAGGCTTGATCCAGCGCGTGATGTCATTCGTTCTGTAGAATCAAGAGAAGGAGATACTGTTATTTTACCAGCGATGAATACAGTTCAAAGAAAGATAGGGAGTATTACAATTGATAATGAACTGTACGGTAGATATGCAGGTGAAATACAAATCGTTATAAATGATCTATCAGAAAATGAAAAGGTGAACGTAATTGGAACGGTTTTCGAGGAAGATCTATCATTATTGTCTTACGTAAATGCAGGAAAGAAATTTGAACTTATCTCGAAAGAATAG
- a CDS encoding DoxX family protein, whose protein sequence is MNQYIGNLIIRIVLGVTFFAHGLAKFQSGIDNVAGWFTSIGLPGGLAYGVATFELVGGLLLIIGLGVRYVGLLFALILVGAIVKVNGAAGLLGDGKNPGYELDLALLAMGAYLFVVKAEGYVDRFLKEKVLKAK, encoded by the coding sequence ATGAATCAATATATTGGTAATTTAATTATTCGTATTGTGTTAGGAGTTACGTTCTTTGCACATGGCTTAGCAAAGTTTCAATCAGGTATTGATAATGTAGCAGGTTGGTTTACAAGCATTGGCTTACCAGGTGGTCTCGCATATGGGGTTGCAACATTTGAATTAGTTGGTGGTCTATTATTAATCATTGGCTTAGGTGTTAGATATGTGGGATTATTATTTGCTCTTATCTTGGTTGGTGCAATTGTAAAGGTAAACGGAGCAGCTGGTTTATTAGGAGACGGAAAGAATCCTGGATATGAATTAGATCTTGCATTATTAGCAATGGGTGCGTATTTATTTGTTGTAAAAGCAGAAGGGTATGTAGATCGTTTCTTAAAAGAAAAAGTACTCAAAGCAAAATAA
- a CDS encoding MBL fold metallo-hydrolase, whose protein sequence is MSKLHLEVFTGSEQAFQVTSTIIYGEKDAILVDAQFLLSDAHRLTAQIIETGKNLTHIYITHFHPDHYFGLNVLHEAFPNAKIVALPNTVEDIRNTFEKKVEQWKPSIGHNVPHQPIIPEELKEDKLILEGNELLVKGSLQGDTPNNSYVWIPSLKAVITGDIVYNNTFAWTLETDVKARTKWLETLQEIENLHPEIVVAGHRDYDTPNTADAIEHTRKYLIAFDEVLAENLSSEEIQTAMKKHFPNVKALEIGLVLAANAFGGKK, encoded by the coding sequence ATGTCAAAATTACATTTAGAAGTCTTTACAGGATCTGAACAAGCCTTTCAAGTTACATCAACGATCATTTATGGAGAGAAAGATGCAATTCTTGTGGATGCACAATTCTTATTAAGTGATGCACACCGTTTAACAGCTCAAATTATTGAAACAGGAAAGAACTTAACTCATATTTATATTACGCATTTTCATCCAGACCATTATTTTGGCTTAAATGTATTACATGAAGCATTTCCAAATGCAAAAATTGTAGCGTTGCCAAATACCGTAGAAGATATTCGAAATACATTTGAAAAGAAAGTTGAGCAATGGAAACCGTCTATTGGACATAATGTCCCTCATCAACCTATTATTCCCGAGGAGTTAAAAGAAGATAAGCTTATTTTAGAAGGGAACGAACTGCTTGTTAAAGGTAGTTTACAAGGTGATACACCTAATAACAGTTATGTATGGATTCCGTCATTAAAGGCTGTGATTACAGGGGATATTGTTTATAACAACACATTCGCATGGACGTTAGAAACGGATGTAAAAGCTCGTACTAAGTGGTTAGAAACATTACAAGAAATTGAAAACCTACATCCAGAAATTGTTGTAGCTGGTCATCGTGATTATGATACACCAAATACAGCAGATGCGATTGAACATACCCGTAAATATTTAATCGCATTTGATGAGGTTCTTGCGGAAAACCTTTCAAGTGAAGAAATTCAAACTGCAATGAAGAAACACTTTCCAAATGTAAAAGCACTAGAAATCGGACTTGTTTTAGCAGCAAATGCATTTGGAGGGAAGAAATAA
- a CDS encoding nuclear transport factor 2 family protein, with translation MEQKTNLEIIRSTYEGPSSSNAKHLLEALSEKVEWTEAAGFPYGGTYIGVEAVMENVFSRLGSEWNDYKASVNMYHEVEGKDVIIAEGVYSGIYKETGKAFEADFVHVWQLENGKIVKFKQYVDSHVVREAMKA, from the coding sequence ATGGAACAAAAAACAAATTTAGAGATTATCCGAAGCACATATGAAGGGCCATCTTCATCTAATGCAAAACATTTACTAGAAGCTCTTTCTGAAAAAGTAGAATGGACAGAGGCGGCTGGTTTTCCTTACGGTGGGACATATATTGGTGTGGAAGCAGTAATGGAGAATGTATTTAGTCGTTTAGGATCGGAATGGAATGATTATAAGGCGAGTGTAAATATGTACCATGAAGTAGAAGGAAAAGATGTCATCATTGCTGAAGGAGTTTATTCGGGAATTTATAAAGAAACTGGCAAAGCATTTGAAGCAGATTTCGTTCATGTATGGCAGCTTGAGAATGGAAAAATCGTAAAGTTCAAGCAATATGTGGATAGTCACGTTGTTAGGGAAGCGATGAAAGCTTAA
- a CDS encoding PRK06770 family protein, whose amino-acid sequence MKKWIIRAITTIAIVMGVIFGAYKFLEYAEVEDKRLKEQKVIAQKEKKVVEETPRVSEDEIISTMHKMVHQKVKSSEKWGFIEMTQKEIRNAKKAVESSKNFNYKSKLLSILERWERGDFSQTVEEHNFFWEIQGGDTGKATERLSPAEEQQYLKEMRSKK is encoded by the coding sequence ATGAAAAAATGGATAATAAGGGCGATTACGACTATCGCAATTGTAATGGGTGTTATATTTGGCGCTTATAAATTTCTTGAGTATGCCGAAGTAGAGGATAAACGTTTAAAGGAGCAGAAAGTAATTGCTCAAAAGGAAAAGAAGGTAGTGGAAGAAACGCCGCGAGTTAGTGAAGATGAAATCATATCTACTATGCATAAGATGGTACATCAAAAAGTAAAATCCTCTGAGAAATGGGGATTTATTGAAATGACACAAAAGGAAATTCGTAATGCAAAGAAAGCTGTAGAGAGTAGCAAAAATTTTAATTATAAATCAAAATTACTTTCCATTTTAGAACGCTGGGAAAGAGGGGATTTTTCGCAAACAGTTGAGGAACATAACTTTTTTTGGGAAATTCAAGGCGGTGATACTGGAAAAGCAACAGAACGTTTATCGCCAGCAGAAGAACAGCAATATTTAAAAGAAATGAGAAGTAAAAAGTGA
- a CDS encoding DMT family transporter produces MPYFYVFLLLLTSLLWGGNFVVGKSLVDHASPMTLTSLRWIIAIVCLLPIVWFKEKKLFPPRAAILPLLLMGVTGVVLFNIFQFLALEETSATNVGLISTLNAISIALFSSLFLKEKINILQILSMILSFFGVILVLSKGNIALLFSLHFNSGDLWMMAAVCIWGIYSVCSKWATKTTTPMMATLYSGVFGVIILLPFNIPNFTVSHINASFITSLLYTGLISTVVCMVFWNIGVQKLGATTSGIFLNFNPIFTAILAFLFLGEELTWIQIFGTIIVVTGCYLFSHFKTVAHQPSQTLVRQHS; encoded by the coding sequence ATGCCTTATTTTTATGTATTTTTATTATTGCTAACAAGCTTACTATGGGGGGGGAACTTTGTCGTTGGAAAATCTCTTGTCGATCATGCTTCTCCGATGACTCTCACAAGTTTAAGATGGATCATTGCGATTGTTTGTCTATTACCAATTGTTTGGTTTAAAGAAAAGAAACTTTTTCCACCGCGCGCTGCAATTCTTCCCTTACTACTTATGGGAGTCACTGGCGTTGTTCTCTTTAACATTTTTCAATTCTTAGCGTTAGAAGAAACATCCGCAACAAACGTTGGACTTATTTCTACGTTAAACGCGATTTCAATTGCACTCTTTTCATCTTTATTCTTAAAGGAAAAAATAAATATACTTCAAATTCTTTCTATGATTCTTTCTTTTTTTGGTGTAATTCTCGTCCTTTCAAAAGGAAATATTGCACTGTTATTTTCATTACATTTTAATAGTGGAGATTTGTGGATGATGGCTGCGGTTTGTATTTGGGGCATTTATTCTGTTTGTAGTAAATGGGCAACAAAAACAACTACGCCGATGATGGCGACTCTGTATTCAGGAGTTTTTGGCGTTATCATATTGCTTCCATTTAATATACCAAACTTTACGGTCTCTCATATTAATGCTTCATTTATCACTTCACTACTATACACAGGCTTAATTTCAACTGTGGTCTGTATGGTGTTTTGGAATATTGGCGTTCAAAAATTAGGAGCAACTACATCAGGTATCTTCCTAAATTTCAATCCAATTTTCACTGCCATTTTAGCGTTTCTTTTCTTAGGAGAAGAACTAACTTGGATCCAAATCTTTGGGACGATCATCGTTGTTACTGGCTGTTATTTATTTTCTCATTTTAAAACAGTTGCTCATCAGCCTAGCCAAACTTTAGTACGGCAGCACTCTTAA